The Streptomyces sp. NBC_00576 genome contains the following window.
CGCTGGGACGAGAACGACAAGCCGTACGACGCCACGGCCGACGACGCCGCCTACGGCATCTTCGAACTCGAGGGCGGCGCGATCGCCCAGATCAACTCCTCCTGGACCGTGCGCGTCAACCGCGACGAGCTGGTGGAGTTCCAGGTCGACGGCACGGAGGGGTCCGCCGTCGCCGGTCTTCGCAACTGCCGTGTACAGCACCGCAGTTCGACCCCGAAGCCGGTCTGGAACCCGGACATCCCGGCGACCTACTCCTTCCGCGACCAGTGGCAGGAGATCCCGGACAACGCCGAGTTCGACAACGGCTTCAAGGCCCAGTGGGAGCTGTTCCTCAAGCACGTCTACGCCGACGCGCCCTACCAGTGGGACCTGCTGGCCGGCGCCCGCGGTGTCCAGCTCGCCGAACTGGGCCTGAAGTCCTCGGCGGAGGGCGTCCGTCTCGACGTACCGGAGATCTCGCTGTGACCATCCAACTCCCGGACGCCACGGGTGTGTTGCGGGCCTACGAGCCCCGCGCCACCCCCCTCGCCCTCACCCCCGGCACCCCCTTCACCTCCCGTACGGTCTACTCGGCGGCCCACGTCGTCGCCGACCCGTACGCGGACGTGTCCCCGGACTCCCCGGCCGCCGTCGACTGGGACGCGACCCTCGCCTTCCGCCGCCACCTCTGGTCCCACGGCCTCGGCGTGGCGGAGGCCATGGACACCGCCCAGCGCGGCATGGGCCTCGACTGGGCGGGCGCCGCGGAACTGATCCGCAGGTCGGCCGCCGAGGCCAAGTCCGTGGGCGGTCTCATCGCCTGCGGCGTCGGCACCGACCAGCTCACCGCCCCCGGCGCCTCCCTGGCGGACATCCGCAAGGCGTACGAGGAGCAACTCGCCCTCGTCGAGGAGTCCGGCGCCCGGACGATCCTGATGGCGTCCCGGGCCCTGGCCGCAGCGGCGAAGGGCCCCGAGGACTACCTCGACCTCTACGGCCATCTGCTGCGCCAGTCCGCCGAACCGGTGGTCCTGCACTGGCTCGGCCCGATGTTCGACCCGGCGCTGGAGGGCTACTGGGGGTCCAGCGACCTCGACGCGGCGACCGAGACCTTCCTCGACGTCATCGCCGCCCACCCCGACAAGGTCGACGGCATCAAGGTGTCGCTCCTCGACGCCCAGCGCGAGATCGACATCCGC
Protein-coding sequences here:
- a CDS encoding dihydrodipicolinate synthase family protein — encoded protein: MTIQLPDATGVLRAYEPRATPLALTPGTPFTSRTVYSAAHVVADPYADVSPDSPAAVDWDATLAFRRHLWSHGLGVAEAMDTAQRGMGLDWAGAAELIRRSAAEAKSVGGLIACGVGTDQLTAPGASLADIRKAYEEQLALVEESGARTILMASRALAAAAKGPEDYLDLYGHLLRQSAEPVVLHWLGPMFDPALEGYWGSSDLDAATETFLDVIAAHPDKVDGIKVSLLDAQREIDIRRRLPQGVRCYTGDDFNYPELIAGDEKGFSHALLGIFDPLGPLASEAVRVLDTGNTAGFRELLDPTVELSRHLFQTPTRFYKTGVVFLAWLAGHQSHFTMVGGLQSARSLPHFARAYQLADGLGLFPDPKLAQERMKNLLSLYGVAQ